One Coccinella septempunctata chromosome 1, icCocSept1.1, whole genome shotgun sequence DNA window includes the following coding sequences:
- the LOC123317713 gene encoding leucine-rich repeat-containing protein 59-like → MVQKRINVKDKLNSDGEVDLSMLDITDVPVKEISTLKKATTLNLYNNSISKLPANFPILTNLIKLDLSKNCLTELPENFGDLAKLKHLDLYQNQLKQLPLSFSKLKALKWLDLKENPLEPTLLKVAGPCENTKQCQTCARNIINYLTRQQNKADAEKEEKEKLRKKQLEMNEIKKKEEKKSKKKETQEIQKNGEVKVLTKTEKKKLKKMKKQSETKTSSNFSPLTLALLLLISLFILTAMKLKYLENFEKLIEDSYFKLVALLPADYQKYGEIFAASFKQVHLKTGVYCSNIIHYIQNNEYCILVYNTCREHSINLFSRIQSLYRNIVS, encoded by the exons ATGGTTCAAAAAAGGATTAATGTTAAAGACAAACTCAACAGCGATGGGGAAGTTGATCTGAGTATGCTGGATATCACGGATGTTCCAGTAAAAGAAATT TCAACATTGAAAAAAGCCACTACACTCAACTTATATAATAATAGTATATCGAAGTTACCT GCAAACTTTCCCATTTTGACCAATTTAATAAAGCTTGACTTGAGTAAGAATTGCCTCACAGAATTACCAGAGAATTTTGGAGATTTGGCAAAACTCAAACATTTAGATTTATATCAGAATCAGCTGAAGCAATTACCATTAAGTTTTTCAAAACTTAAAGCTTTGAAGTGGTTAGATTTGAAAGAAAACCCTCTGGAACCTACTTTATTGAAAGTTGCTGGACCTTGTGAGAACACTAAACAGTGTCAGACTTGTGCTCGAAATATAATCAACTATTTGACTCGGCAACAAAATAAGGCTGATGCTGAAaaagaagagaaggaaaaactaaGGAAGAAACaacttgaaatgaatgaaattaagAAGAAAGAAGAGAAGAAATCTAAAAAGAAGGAAACTCAGGAAATCCAGAAAAATGGCGAAGTAAAGGTGCTAACGAAAACtgagaagaaaaaattgaagaaaatgaagaaacaaAGTGAAACAAAAACTTCAAGCAATTTTTCTCCTTTGACACTAGccttattattattgatatcACTCTTCATTTTAACAgcaatgaaattgaaatatcttgaaaattttgaaaagttAATTGAAGACTCTTATTTCAAACTAGTAGCATTATTGCCTGCTGATTACCAAAAGTATGGCGAAATTTTTGCTGCTAGTTTCAAACAAGTGCATCTTAAAACTGGAGTGTATTGTTCAAATATCATTCACTACATTCAAAATAATGAGTACTGTATATTGGTGTACAATACTTGTAGAGAACATTCAATTAATCTTTTTTCAAGAATACAATCTTTGTACAGAAATATTGTGTCATAG
- the LOC123317706 gene encoding DDB1- and CUL4-associated factor 11 — translation METNIRNILSEGSVSQRYKKEILKLSDFYDETHAMVGLAIPKVGTSRFKNLVNVLGTREIGKTSPYANFTFGNKCRISNKFLPNKPIDLDCYEGKVFCGIFNKDGSRYLTASQDRYLRLYKSDDDSYKKLHTFQAKDVGWSIIDVAFSPDQTCFAYSTWSSNVHMYPVDGDLSKLETIRLVENGRRFCVFSLAFSYDNKEILAASNDGCLYVYDRQQGTRVAKVRAHHYDVNCVTFSDDSSNIIYTGGDDGLIKVWDRRTLRENPSVVVGTLAGHLDGVTFLDSKRDGRYLISNSKDQSIKLWDIRKFIKEDEARAALLAVEMMSWDYRWQEVPKKLSSTDKSWQLSSDTSVMTYRGHSVTKTLIRCRFSPAETTGQEFIYTGGGSGYVVVYNALTGDIVQQYKAHMKCVRDVHWHPKRMEFVSTSWDHSVKRWIFCNDDFENEGAKFVHSRRRRSLRLTNSNRIEENYT, via the exons gaaACCAACATAAGAAACATTTTATCTGAAGGTTCAGTCTCACAGAGATATAAGAAAGAAATTTTAAAG CTCAGTGATTTCTATGATGAAACACATGCTATGGTTGGTTTGGCGATACCTAAGGTTGGAACTTCCCGTTTTAAAAACTTGGTGAATGTTTTGGGAACAAGGGAG attGGTAAAACTAGTCCATATGCTAATTTCACTTTTGGCAACAAATGTAGAATCTCTAATAAATTTTTACCAAATAAACCAATTGACCTAGACTGCTATGAAGGAAAGGTTTTCTGTGGAATATTCAATAAAGATGGTTCAAGATATTTGACAGCATCTCAAG ATAGATATTTGAGATTATATAAGTCGGATGATGATTCCTATAAGAAATTGCACACATTTCAAGCTAAGGATGTAGGTTGGAGTATAATTGATGTTGCTTTCAGTCCAGATCAAACCTGCTTTGCATATTCAACATGGTCTAGTAATG TTCATATGTATCCTGTTGATGGCGACTTGTCAAAATTAGAAACTATTCGCCTTGTTGAAAATGGAAGAAGGTTTTGTGTCTTCTCCCTGGCATTTTCCTACGATAATAAGGAAATATTAGCTGCTTCTAATGATGGATGTTTGTATGTGTATGATCGACAGCAAGGCACTAGAGTAGCTAAG GTTAGGGCGCACCATTATGATGTCAACTGTGTGACATTTTCTGATGATTCTTCCAATATAATTTACACTGGAGGCGATGATGGCCTGATAAAAGTTTGGGATCGACGAACTCTGAGAGAAAATCCAAGTGTTGTGGTTGGTACTTTGGCCGGACATTTAGACGGAGTAACATTTTTAGATTCGAAGAGAGATGGGAGATATTTGATTTCTAACAGCAAAGACCAAAGTATAAAACTTTGGGATATTCGAAAATTCATCAAAGAGGATGAAGCCAGAGCTGCTCTGCTAGCAGTTGAGATGATGAGTTGGGATTATAGATGGCAGGAAGTACCAAAAAAAT TGTCATCTACTGATAAGAGCTGGCAACTTTCATCTGATACATCTGTAATGACCTATAGAGGTCACTCTGTTACCAAAACCCTAATAAGATGCAGATTTTCACCGGCAGAAACAACTGGTCAAgaatttatatatacagggggAGGTTCGGGATATGTGGTTG TATACAATGCTTTGACTGGtgatattgttcaacaatataaaGCTCATATGAAATGTGTGCGAGATGTTCATTGGCATCCTAAGCGAATGGAGTTTGTGTCAACTTCG tgGGATCATAGTGTGAAGAGATGGATTTTTTGCAATgatgattttgaaaatgaaggtGCTAAATTCGTTCACAGTAGACGACGAAGGAGTTTGCGACTAACCAATAGTAATAGAATCGAAGAGAATTATACATAG